One window from the genome of Streptomyces sp. NBC_00287 encodes:
- a CDS encoding winged helix-turn-helix transcriptional regulator, which produces MTTDQSFLADCRARLAFDLLANTWNAVVIWALREGPERPGRLRERIGGISPKVLTETLRRLEFNGLVDRRAHPGSPPHVDYRLTDLGRTLLPAIEAFGAWAFEHGDEVMAAQERA; this is translated from the coding sequence GTGACCACCGACCAGAGCTTTCTCGCCGACTGCCGGGCCCGCCTCGCCTTCGACCTGCTCGCCAACACCTGGAACGCCGTGGTGATCTGGGCGCTCCGCGAGGGCCCGGAACGGCCCGGCAGGCTGCGCGAGCGGATCGGCGGCATCAGCCCCAAGGTGCTCACCGAGACCCTGCGCCGACTGGAGTTCAACGGCCTGGTCGACCGCCGAGCCCACCCAGGCTCCCCACCCCACGTCGACTACCGCCTCACCGACCTCGGCCGCACCCTGCTCCCCGCGATCGAGGCGTTCGGCGCGTGGGCCTTCGAGCACGGCGACGAGGTGATGGCGGCCCAGGAACGCGCCTAA
- a CDS encoding NADPH-dependent F420 reductase, giving the protein MRIGIIGAGAMAEGLGGQWARVGHDVFVGGRDEGRATALAARIGARAGSLGEAARHGTDAVLLAVPYAAAVEVVSSLDLGGRALVDCTNPVGPGFRLETAGGPSAAERIAAAAPGARVVKAFNLCHESVWRLTPPVFDGRPLAVPLCGDDTGALEAVRRLVRDLGCAPVNGGGLDRAALLEATAAFLIGLWVGEGADAQAIAPPREYAGI; this is encoded by the coding sequence ATGAGGATCGGAATCATCGGCGCGGGTGCCATGGCCGAGGGACTTGGCGGGCAGTGGGCGCGAGTCGGTCACGACGTGTTCGTGGGCGGACGGGACGAGGGCCGTGCGACGGCGCTCGCGGCGCGGATCGGCGCCCGCGCGGGGAGCCTCGGGGAGGCCGCGCGGCACGGCACGGACGCGGTGCTGCTGGCGGTGCCGTACGCGGCGGCCGTCGAGGTGGTGTCGTCCCTGGACCTCGGAGGGCGGGCCCTGGTCGACTGCACCAACCCGGTGGGCCCCGGCTTCCGGTTGGAGACCGCGGGCGGCCCCTCGGCGGCCGAGCGGATCGCCGCCGCCGCGCCCGGCGCGCGTGTGGTCAAGGCGTTCAACCTCTGCCACGAGAGCGTCTGGCGCCTGACCCCGCCCGTCTTCGACGGCCGCCCCCTCGCCGTCCCGCTGTGCGGCGACGACACGGGAGCCCTGGAGGCCGTACGACGGCTGGTGCGCGACCTCGGCTGCGCGCCCGTGAACGGCGGCGGACTGGACCGGGCCGCCCTGCTGGAGGCGACGGCCGCGTTCCTGATCGGGCTGTGGGTGGGCGAGGGAGCGGACGCCCAGGCGATCGCGCCGCCGCGGGAGTACGCCGGAATCTGA
- a CDS encoding CGNR zinc finger domain-containing protein — MNARSPAPGGLELVESLVNTLDLESGADALDTPEGRAGLGLREDEVPAARELRESLRAALLAHAGHPPHREVTPLTELLSRAPLHLTIDPDDGSATLTPADARPLASRIATAVAESLVAGTWQRLKACEAADCHWAYYDRSPAGRGRWCSMQVCGARAKMRRYRAK, encoded by the coding sequence ATGAATGCGCGATCGCCCGCCCCCGGAGGCCTGGAACTGGTCGAGTCCCTGGTCAACACGCTGGACCTGGAGTCGGGCGCCGACGCGCTGGACACGCCGGAGGGCCGGGCGGGCCTGGGGCTGCGGGAGGACGAGGTCCCGGCCGCCCGGGAGCTGCGCGAGTCCCTGCGGGCGGCCCTCCTCGCCCACGCGGGCCACCCTCCGCACCGCGAGGTGACCCCGCTGACGGAGCTGCTGTCCCGCGCCCCGCTCCACCTCACGATCGACCCCGACGACGGCTCGGCGACCCTCACGCCCGCGGACGCCCGCCCCCTGGCCTCCCGTATCGCCACGGCCGTAGCGGAGTCCCTGGTGGCGGGCACCTGGCAGCGCCTGAAGGCATGCGAGGCCGCGGACTGCCACTGGGCGTACTACGACCGCAGTCCCGCGGGCCGCGGCCGTTGGTGCTCGATGCAGGTGTGCGGGGCGCGGGCGAAGATGCGGCGGTACCGCGCCAAGTAG
- a CDS encoding VOC family protein translates to MALATLDVVVLDCPDPRALAEFYAGALGGTIEDQGEWVDLKLPGGAQLAFQEAPGFVAPEWPRADRNNQQFHLDLKVEDLDTAEKGVLALGAKPLDAEDRTRTFRVYADPAGHPFCLCVC, encoded by the coding sequence ATGGCTCTCGCCACACTGGACGTCGTCGTCCTGGACTGTCCCGACCCCCGCGCCCTCGCCGAGTTCTACGCCGGTGCCCTCGGCGGCACCATCGAGGACCAGGGCGAGTGGGTGGATCTCAAGCTGCCCGGCGGAGCCCAGCTCGCCTTCCAGGAGGCTCCCGGCTTCGTGGCACCGGAGTGGCCGCGCGCCGACCGGAACAACCAGCAGTTCCACCTCGACCTCAAGGTCGAGGACCTGGACACCGCCGAGAAGGGCGTCCTGGCACTCGGCGCCAAGCCGCTGGACGCGGAGGACCGCACCCGCACCTTCCGGGTTTACGCGGACCCGGCGGGACACCCGTTCTGCCTCTGCGTCTGCTGA
- a CDS encoding VOC family protein yields MTVARFRSVVIDCPEPLALAEFYAAIVGGTPQVQEEDWVILEAPGLPRLAFNREPGFQPPAWPREGGNAQQFHLDLDAGSTWEEVNEAERRVLELGARLLRRERDPVEEDFRVFADPAGHPFCLCRIDHP; encoded by the coding sequence GTGACCGTCGCCCGCTTCCGTTCCGTCGTGATCGACTGCCCCGAGCCGCTCGCGCTCGCCGAGTTCTACGCGGCGATCGTGGGCGGCACACCCCAGGTGCAGGAGGAGGACTGGGTGATCCTGGAGGCGCCGGGACTACCGCGGCTCGCCTTCAACCGGGAGCCCGGATTCCAGCCCCCGGCGTGGCCTCGCGAAGGCGGCAACGCGCAGCAGTTCCACCTCGACCTCGACGCCGGGTCCACCTGGGAGGAAGTGAACGAGGCGGAGCGGCGGGTGCTGGAGCTTGGGGCGCGGCTGCTGAGGCGGGAGCGGGATCCCGTGGAGGAGGACTTCCGGGTGTTCGCCGATCCGGCGGGGCATCCCTTCTGCCTGTGCCGGATCGACCACCCGTAG
- a CDS encoding dipeptidase, which yields MAELQDDLHTAAEVDALDDLPLADPFPAEPPAAPADDPDAEPLERAHALLAAHPVADGYSGLPWALRHLPWYDLELGESAVDTDVPRLRQGHVGALFCSLHLPEGLAADRAVAATLEQLDLVRTVIAAHPEGLRLARTAGQVIDARNCGRAAVLLGPATAAALDDSLGILRVLHSLGLRVLTLVGTSWASEAGLTRFGEEVVREMNRLGILADLSGASEQTIRRALASSKAPVLCTRSAARALRPHPANLPDDLLAELGAAKGLCMVPLTAEQTGPSVRDVADHLDHVRAVAGTECVGLSGTYDVGTAHPQDLPDASCYPHLVAELFRRGWTETDLSLLTWGNVQRVLRTADFTARAAQQRREPSTAQIAELDA from the coding sequence ATGGCAGAACTCCAGGACGACCTGCACACCGCCGCCGAGGTCGACGCGCTCGACGACCTGCCCCTGGCCGACCCCTTCCCGGCCGAGCCGCCTGCTGCGCCCGCCGACGACCCGGACGCCGAGCCCCTGGAGCGCGCCCACGCCCTGCTCGCAGCGCACCCCGTCGCCGACGGCTACAGCGGACTGCCCTGGGCGTTGCGCCATCTGCCCTGGTACGACCTGGAGCTCGGCGAGAGCGCCGTCGACACCGATGTACCGCGGCTGCGGCAGGGCCATGTCGGCGCGCTGTTCTGCTCGCTGCATCTGCCCGAGGGCCTTGCCGCCGACCGGGCCGTCGCCGCCACCCTGGAACAGCTGGACCTGGTGCGCACGGTGATCGCCGCCCACCCCGAGGGGCTACGGCTCGCCCGCACCGCCGGCCAGGTCATCGACGCCCGCAACTGCGGCCGCGCGGCCGTGCTGCTGGGCCCGGCGACCGCCGCGGCGCTGGACGACTCGCTCGGCATCCTGCGGGTGCTGCACAGCCTGGGGCTGCGCGTCCTCACCCTCGTCGGCACCTCGTGGGCCAGCGAGGCCGGGCTGACGCGCTTCGGTGAGGAAGTGGTCCGGGAGATGAACCGGCTCGGCATCCTCGCCGACCTCTCCGGCGCCTCCGAGCAGACCATCCGCCGGGCGCTGGCCTCCTCCAAGGCACCGGTGCTGTGCACCCGCTCCGCGGCCCGCGCGCTGCGTCCGCACCCGGCCAACCTCCCCGACGACCTGCTCGCCGAGCTGGGCGCCGCGAAGGGCCTGTGCATGGTGCCGCTGACCGCCGAGCAGACCGGGCCTTCGGTCCGGGACGTCGCCGACCACCTCGACCATGTCCGCGCGGTCGCGGGCACGGAGTGCGTGGGCCTGTCCGGCACCTACGACGTCGGCACCGCACACCCACAGGACCTCCCCGACGCCTCCTGCTACCCGCACCTCGTCGCCGAGCTGTTCCGCAGAGGCTGGACGGAGACCGACCTGTCCCTGCTGACCTGGGGCAACGTCCAACGCGTCCTGCGCACCGCCGACTTCACCGCACGCGCGGCCCAGCAGCGCAGGGAACCGTCGACAGCGCAGATCGCGGAGCTGGACGCCTGA
- a CDS encoding MerR family transcriptional regulator, which translates to MRIGELARRTGVSERSLRYYEAQGLLRAERTPGGHRDYPEAAVDRVIRIQELFAAGLHSGRIAQLLPCMRDTDGGPSAVATPRLVHDLTEERDRIDRMIADLKRSRETLDEVIEAARGR; encoded by the coding sequence ATGCGGATCGGTGAACTGGCCCGGCGCACCGGAGTGAGCGAGCGGTCGTTGCGCTACTACGAGGCCCAGGGGCTGTTGCGGGCCGAGCGCACCCCCGGCGGGCACCGCGACTACCCGGAGGCGGCCGTCGACCGGGTCATCCGGATCCAGGAGCTGTTCGCGGCCGGACTCCACAGCGGCCGGATCGCCCAGCTGCTGCCCTGTATGCGGGACACCGACGGCGGGCCCTCGGCCGTCGCCACGCCCAGGCTGGTGCACGACCTGACCGAGGAGCGGGACCGGATCGACCGGATGATCGCCGACCTCAAGCGCTCCCGGGAGACGCTGGACGAGGTCATCGAGGCCGCGCGGGGTCGCTGA
- a CDS encoding dipeptidase has translation MGSVEAARELLREFPVVDGHNDLPWALREQVRYDLDARDIAADQSAHLHTDLGRLRAGGVGAQYWSVYVRADLPDPVPATLEQIDCVRQLIDRHPADLRAALTAADMEAARREGRIASLMGAEGGHSIANSLATLRGLYALGVRYMTLTHNDNVDWADSATDEPGVGGLSAFGRAVVREMNREGMLVDLSHVAATTMRDAMDATLAPVIFSHSSSRAVCDHPRNIPDDVLERLSGNGGVAMVTFVPKFVLQAAVDWTAAADENMRAHGFHHLDTTAEAMKVHRAFEERNPRPVATVATVADHLDHMREVAGIDHLGIGGDYDGTAFTPDGLSDVSGYPNLIAELMDRGWSTSDLAKLTWQNSVRVLGAAEDVARDLRATRAPSNATIESLDGD, from the coding sequence ATGGGCTCCGTGGAGGCGGCCCGGGAGCTGCTGCGGGAGTTCCCCGTGGTGGACGGGCACAACGACCTGCCCTGGGCACTGCGCGAGCAGGTCCGCTACGACCTCGACGCCCGTGACATCGCCGCCGACCAGAGCGCGCATCTCCACACCGACCTCGGCCGCCTGCGCGCGGGCGGGGTCGGCGCGCAGTACTGGTCGGTGTACGTCCGCGCGGACCTGCCGGACCCGGTCCCGGCGACGCTGGAACAGATCGACTGCGTACGGCAGTTGATCGACCGGCACCCGGCCGACCTGCGGGCCGCGCTGACCGCCGCGGACATGGAGGCGGCGCGCCGGGAGGGCCGTATCGCCTCGCTCATGGGCGCCGAGGGCGGGCATTCCATCGCCAACTCCCTTGCCACCCTGCGCGGGTTGTACGCGCTCGGCGTGCGGTACATGACGCTCACCCACAACGACAACGTCGACTGGGCGGACTCGGCGACGGACGAGCCCGGGGTCGGCGGGCTGTCGGCCTTCGGCCGTGCGGTGGTGCGGGAGATGAACCGCGAGGGCATGCTCGTCGACCTCTCGCATGTGGCGGCCACGACCATGCGGGACGCGATGGACGCGACGCTCGCACCGGTGATCTTCTCGCACTCCTCGTCGCGGGCCGTGTGCGACCACCCCCGCAACATCCCGGACGACGTCCTGGAGCGGCTCTCCGGCAACGGCGGGGTGGCGATGGTGACGTTCGTGCCGAAGTTCGTGCTCCAGGCGGCGGTCGACTGGACGGCCGCGGCGGACGAGAACATGCGCGCCCACGGCTTCCACCACCTCGACACCACCGCCGAGGCGATGAAGGTGCACCGCGCCTTCGAGGAGCGCAACCCGCGCCCGGTCGCCACGGTCGCCACGGTGGCGGACCATCTCGACCACATGCGCGAGGTCGCGGGCATCGACCACCTCGGTATCGGCGGCGACTACGACGGCACGGCCTTCACCCCCGACGGCCTCAGCGACGTCTCCGGTTACCCGAACCTGATCGCGGAGCTCATGGACCGCGGCTGGTCGACCTCCGACCTGGCCAAGCTGACCTGGCAGAACTCCGTACGGGTGCTGGGCGCGGCGGAGGACGTGGCACGCGACCTCCGGGCCACGCGCGCGCCGTCCAACGCCACGATCGAGTCGCTCGACGGGGACTGA
- the purE gene encoding 5-(carboxyamino)imidazole ribonucleotide mutase has product MSPVVGIVMGSDSDWPVMEAAAQALDDFEIEYEVDVVSAHRMPREMVAYGEQAAERGLKVIIAGAGGAAHLPGMLASVTPLPVIGVPVPLKYLDGMDSLLSIVQMPAGVPVATVSVAGARNAGLLATRILATSDEELLGRMREFQQDLNDQATEKGRRLRAKVEGSNGFGFGK; this is encoded by the coding sequence ATGAGCCCGGTTGTAGGCATCGTCATGGGGTCGGACAGCGACTGGCCGGTCATGGAGGCCGCCGCGCAGGCGCTCGACGACTTCGAGATCGAGTACGAGGTCGACGTCGTCTCCGCCCACCGCATGCCGCGCGAGATGGTCGCGTACGGCGAGCAGGCGGCCGAGCGCGGACTGAAGGTGATCATCGCGGGGGCCGGGGGAGCCGCGCACCTGCCCGGCATGCTCGCCTCCGTCACCCCCCTCCCCGTCATCGGGGTGCCGGTGCCGCTGAAGTACCTCGACGGCATGGACAGCCTGCTCTCCATCGTGCAGATGCCGGCCGGAGTCCCGGTCGCCACCGTCTCGGTCGCCGGTGCCCGCAACGCCGGTCTGCTCGCCACCCGCATCCTCGCCACCAGCGACGAGGAACTCCTCGGCCGGATGCGGGAGTTCCAGCAGGACCTGAACGACCAGGCCACCGAGAAGGGCAGGCGGCTGCGCGCCAAGGTCGAGGGGTCCAACGGCTTCGGCTTCGGGAAGTGA
- a CDS encoding 5-(carboxyamino)imidazole ribonucleotide synthase produces the protein MTFPVVGMVGGGQLARMTHEAGIPLGIRFKLLSDTPQDSAAQVVSEVVLGDYRDLDTLRDFARGCDVITFDHEHVPTEHLRALEADGIPVRPGPDALVHAQDKGVMRAKLDAIGVPCPRHRIVADPEDVAVFAAEGDGFPVVLKTVRGGYDGKGVWVVDSAEEAEAPFRAGVPVLAEEKVDFVRELAANVVRSPHGQAVAYPVVESRQVDGVCDTVIAPAPDLDGTLAMKAEEMALTIAKELGVVGHLAVELFQTRDGRILVNELAMRPHNSGHWTQDGAITSQFANHVRAVLDLPLGDPRPRARWTVMANVLGGDYPDMYSAYLHCMARDPQLKIHMYGKDVKPGRKVGHVNTYGDDLDDVLERARHAAGYLRGTITE, from the coding sequence GTGACGTTCCCGGTAGTCGGCATGGTCGGCGGGGGCCAGCTCGCTCGTATGACACACGAGGCAGGCATCCCGCTGGGCATCAGGTTCAAGCTCCTCAGTGACACCCCTCAGGATTCCGCGGCCCAGGTGGTGAGCGAAGTCGTCCTCGGCGACTATCGCGACCTGGACACGCTGCGTGACTTCGCGCGCGGGTGCGATGTGATCACCTTCGATCATGAACACGTACCCACCGAGCACCTCAGGGCCCTGGAGGCGGACGGCATCCCCGTGCGCCCGGGGCCCGACGCGCTGGTGCACGCCCAGGACAAGGGGGTGATGCGGGCGAAGCTGGACGCGATCGGCGTGCCGTGCCCACGGCACCGCATCGTCGCCGACCCCGAGGACGTGGCCGTCTTCGCGGCGGAGGGCGACGGCTTCCCGGTCGTCCTCAAGACCGTCCGCGGCGGCTACGACGGCAAGGGTGTGTGGGTCGTGGACTCCGCGGAGGAGGCCGAGGCCCCCTTCAGGGCGGGCGTCCCCGTGCTCGCCGAGGAGAAGGTCGACTTCGTCCGGGAGCTCGCCGCCAACGTCGTACGGTCGCCGCACGGCCAGGCAGTCGCCTACCCGGTGGTCGAGTCCCGCCAGGTCGACGGCGTCTGCGACACCGTGATCGCCCCGGCCCCCGACCTCGACGGGACCCTCGCCATGAAGGCCGAGGAGATGGCCCTCACCATCGCCAAGGAACTCGGCGTGGTCGGCCACCTCGCCGTCGAGCTGTTCCAGACCCGCGACGGCCGCATCCTCGTCAACGAGCTCGCGATGCGCCCGCACAACTCGGGCCACTGGACCCAGGACGGCGCGATCACCAGCCAGTTCGCCAACCATGTGCGGGCGGTCCTCGACCTCCCCCTCGGCGACCCGCGCCCCCGCGCCAGGTGGACGGTGATGGCCAACGTCCTCGGCGGCGACTACCCGGACATGTACTCCGCGTACCTGCACTGCATGGCCCGCGACCCCCAGCTCAAGATCCATATGTACGGCAAGGACGTGAAGCCCGGCCGCAAGGTCGGCCACGTCAACACTTACGGCGACGACCTGGACGACGTGCTGGAGCGCGCCCGTCACGCTGCCGGCTATCTGAGAGGCACGATCACCGAATGA
- a CDS encoding GtrA family protein, with the protein MGRGSSGLLRRYAHEAMKFGAVGGAGLLVNLGVFNLVRHVTDLQVVRASVIATVVAIAFNYVGFRYFTYRDRDKSGRTKEMTLFLLFSAVGLVIENGILYAATYGFHWDSPLQSNIFKFLGIGVATLFRFWSYRTWVFRALPARETVASAESFLEEAAPRPRRGRTPQAAGRRP; encoded by the coding sequence ATGGGACGTGGTTCCTCCGGGCTACTGCGACGCTACGCGCACGAGGCCATGAAGTTCGGCGCCGTGGGCGGGGCGGGGCTGCTCGTCAACCTCGGCGTCTTCAACCTGGTGCGGCATGTCACCGACCTCCAGGTCGTGCGGGCCAGCGTCATCGCGACGGTCGTCGCCATCGCCTTCAATTACGTCGGTTTCCGCTACTTCACCTACCGGGACCGCGACAAGAGCGGCCGTACCAAGGAAATGACGCTGTTCCTGCTGTTCAGCGCCGTCGGCCTGGTGATCGAGAACGGCATCCTGTACGCGGCGACCTACGGCTTCCACTGGGACAGCCCGCTGCAGAGCAACATCTTCAAGTTCCTCGGCATCGGCGTCGCGACCCTGTTCCGCTTCTGGTCGTACCGGACGTGGGTGTTCCGCGCCCTGCCCGCGCGGGAGACGGTGGCCAGCGCGGAATCGTTCCTCGAGGAGGCGGCTCCTCGGCCGCGCCGGGGCCGTACACCTCAGGCGGCGGGCAGGCGGCCGTAG
- a CDS encoding ATP-binding protein — protein sequence MRRRLIQSTLAVVLVVIAVFGVSLVIVETRTISSSAQERVDSEAVRLASIVDSRLIATGAVTADMLRDQVPEDRYAVIRVPGERPIAIGEKPTGDTISATRKGEEGETVTVEEPRSTVTREVGRTLLIIGAVALLAVIAAILLAVRQANRLASPLTDLAETAERLGSGDPRPRHKRYGVQELDRVADVLDASAERIARMLTAERRLAADASHQLRTPLTALSMRLEEITLTDDPDTVKEEATIALTQVERLTDVVERLLTNSRDPRTGSAVTFDLDEVIQQQLAEWRPAYRSVGRAIVSSGKRHLQAVGTPGAVAQVLAALIENSLMHGGGTVALRTRVTGNQAVIEVTDEGPGVPADLGARIFERAISGRNSTGIGLAVARDLAEADGGRLEMLQAAPPVFGLFLSRTPVKPAGDAEPTVR from the coding sequence ATGCGCCGCCGACTGATCCAGTCCACCCTCGCCGTGGTGCTCGTCGTGATCGCCGTGTTCGGGGTCTCCCTCGTCATCGTCGAGACCCGCACGATCAGCAGCAGCGCCCAGGAACGCGTGGACTCCGAGGCGGTGCGGCTCGCGTCCATCGTGGACAGCCGGCTGATCGCGACCGGGGCGGTCACCGCGGACATGCTCCGCGACCAGGTCCCCGAGGATCGTTACGCCGTCATCCGGGTGCCCGGCGAGCGCCCCATCGCGATCGGTGAGAAGCCCACCGGCGACACCATCAGCGCCACCCGCAAGGGCGAGGAGGGCGAGACGGTCACCGTTGAGGAGCCCCGCTCGACGGTGACCCGTGAGGTCGGCCGGACGCTGCTGATCATCGGCGCGGTGGCCCTGCTCGCGGTGATCGCGGCGATCCTGCTCGCCGTACGGCAGGCGAATCGGCTCGCCTCGCCCCTGACCGACCTGGCCGAGACGGCGGAACGCCTGGGCTCCGGCGACCCGCGGCCCCGTCACAAGCGGTACGGCGTCCAGGAGCTGGACCGGGTGGCGGACGTACTGGACGCGAGCGCGGAGCGGATCGCCCGCATGCTCACGGCGGAACGCCGACTCGCGGCGGACGCCTCGCACCAGTTGCGCACCCCGCTCACCGCCCTGTCGATGCGTCTGGAGGAGATCACCCTCACCGACGATCCGGACACGGTGAAGGAGGAGGCGACGATCGCGCTGACCCAGGTGGAACGCCTGACGGACGTGGTCGAGCGCCTGCTGACCAACTCCCGCGACCCGCGCACCGGCTCAGCCGTCACCTTCGACCTGGACGAGGTCATCCAGCAGCAGCTCGCGGAGTGGCGCCCGGCTTACCGCAGCGTGGGGCGGGCGATCGTCAGCTCGGGGAAGCGGCACCTCCAGGCGGTCGGCACGCCGGGGGCGGTCGCCCAGGTGCTGGCGGCGCTGATCGAGAACTCGCTGATGCACGGCGGGGGGACGGTGGCGCTGCGCACCCGGGTCACCGGGAACCAGGCGGTGATCGAGGTCACGGACGAGGGGCCGGGCGTCCCCGCCGACCTCGGCGCGCGGATCTTCGAGCGGGCGATCAGCGGGCGGAACTCCACGGGCATCGGCCTGGCGGTGGCCCGGGACCTCGCGGAGGCGGACGGCGGACGCCTGGAGATGCTTCAGGCAGCACCGCCGGTATTCGGCCTGTTCCTGTCCCGTACGCCGGTAAAGCCGGCGGGGGACGCGGAGCCGACGGTTCGCTAG
- a CDS encoding response regulator transcription factor has protein sequence MTRVLLAEDDASISEPLARALRREGYEVEVREDGPTALEAGIQGGVDLVVLDLGLPGMDGLEVARRLRAEGHSVPILILTARADEVDTVVGLDAGADDYVTKPFRLAELLARVRALLRRGAAEPQQPPATHGVRIDVESHRAWMGDEELQLTAKEFDLLRVLVRDAGRVVTRDQLMREVWDTTWWSSTKTLDMHISWLRKKLGDDAANPRYIATVRGVGFRFEKS, from the coding sequence ATGACCCGTGTACTGCTCGCCGAGGACGATGCGTCCATCTCGGAGCCGCTGGCCCGTGCACTGCGCCGGGAAGGGTACGAGGTCGAGGTGCGTGAGGACGGACCGACGGCGCTCGAGGCGGGGATCCAGGGCGGCGTCGACCTCGTCGTGCTGGACCTCGGTCTGCCCGGTATGGACGGCCTGGAGGTGGCGCGGCGGCTGCGGGCCGAGGGCCACAGCGTCCCGATCCTCATCCTGACCGCGCGAGCCGACGAGGTGGACACGGTCGTCGGGCTCGACGCGGGCGCCGACGACTACGTCACCAAGCCCTTCCGCCTCGCCGAACTGCTCGCCCGCGTCCGGGCCCTGCTGCGGCGCGGCGCCGCGGAGCCGCAGCAGCCGCCGGCCACCCACGGTGTGCGGATCGACGTCGAGTCGCACCGCGCCTGGATGGGCGACGAGGAACTGCAGCTCACGGCGAAGGAGTTCGACCTGCTGCGGGTGCTGGTGCGGGACGCGGGCCGGGTGGTCACCCGCGACCAGCTGATGCGCGAGGTCTGGGACACCACTTGGTGGTCGTCCACCAAGACCCTCGACATGCACATCTCCTGGCTGCGCAAGAAGCTCGGTGACGACGCGGCGAACCCCCGGTACATCGCGACCGTGCGTGGCGTGGGCTTCCGTTTCGAGAAGAGCTGA